The Nitrosarchaeum sp. genomic interval AAAGAAGACATGGGAGGATTTAATAAAATGGAAGAAGAATTGTTGCAACAAGTATGTACTAAACATAATGTACCTGCAAAATTAGTTAGCATACTGCTTAATTTAGAATTTGAACATCAAGGTGCAACAAGACACTCTAAAATTTATGGAAAAATTAAATCTGAATTAACAAAAGAATGGCGTGATGATATGACTGAAATCATGAAAGAACTAACTGATGATAGAGACAAAAGGAATACTGTGAAATCAAATGCTTTTGACAAAAGTCACACTGAATGATCTTGGCGTCTATCGAGGACGCAATGAGTTTGATTTTAAAACAACACCTGAATGTCCTGTCATTTTATGTGGGGGAACAAATGGTGCAGGAAAAACGACTCTCTTTGAATCCATCATGCTATGTTTGTATGGTCAGAACTCTTTTGAGCAAAAAATCACTCTCAAACAATACCATGCATCAATTTTGAGGTCCATTCATCGATATTTAGGCACAAAA includes:
- a CDS encoding AAA family ATPase, which gives rise to MTKVTLNDLGVYRGRNEFDFKTTPECPVILCGGTNGAGKTTLFESIMLCLYGQNSFEQKITLKQYHASILRSIHRYLGTK